The Helianthus annuus cultivar XRQ/B chromosome 11, HanXRQr2.0-SUNRISE, whole genome shotgun sequence region GACTTCAGCTTGGTTTGATTCGTGGAGTCATCTAGGGCCGCTGAATCAGATTATTTCTCCTAGAGCTATTGCTAATGCAGGTTTCAATATGGAGTCTAAATTTTCTGATATTTATTCTAATGGTTCTTGGAGATGGCCAGTTGCGTGGAGAGACACTTTTCCTGTTCTTATCCAACTTGATCAACTGATATTTGATTCGAACAAGGAAGATAAACTTTTGTGGCGTTCAGGTGATCAATTTCGTGAGTTCTCTTCGGCTGGGGTTTGGGAGTCTATCAGGCACCGTCATTTGGATGTTCAGTGGTGCCCTATTGTTTGGTTCTCGCAATGCATTCCGCGACATGCGTTTTTAATGTGGTTAATCATGAGGCGAAAGCTGCTTACCCAGGATAAGATTCTGAAGTGGGATTTTTCGCGGCGTAAGAATATGAATATGATGTGCTGCCTGCTATGTTATGCTGATCATGATTCTCATAATCATTTGTTCTTTGAATGCAATTTCTCTTCTCGAGTTTGGCAGGGGGTTAGACATAAAGTGGGAATGGATTCAGTCAATGCGAAGTGGGTGGATATTGTTGATTGGCTTCTAGTGCGGTCCAAGTCCAAATCTGTAGACAACTATGTTGCTAGATTACTAGTTGCGGCCAGTGCTTATTTCATATGGCAGGAGAGGAATGCGAGAATGTTCAAGAACCAATTGAGACCTCCTGAAACTATAAGTGCTCTCATTATCCAACAGGTTCGGTACAAACTAATGGGTGCGAAGCTTAAAGATTGTGCGAATGTGAGAAGGCTGCTAGGCGATTGGGAGATTGTTACCTCTGAGCTCGCAAATGGTGATGGTTGATTGAGTTGTTTAGTCTATTTTGTTTCTAGAAGTGTGTCTAGTTGGGTTGCTTTTTGTTggttgttttcttgttttttcgtgtttactttcatggggcatgtcctgtgattgaactagtgtaggatttctacactacttgttttctttggttgtgaatatatagaatcaccggggtaaccctttacccaaaaacatcaataaatcctttgttaaaattatttttaaacaatcactaagttcttttactaaatttcttttctaagggtcgacgttttcacaagaactttcaaagttcaaaatttcatgttttgatgcaaatgaaacaaacccgttatttaaaaaaaaaaaaaaaccttctctacaatgcttaactcgtcatccaaatttcaaaacacgtgggctagaagacttcatggggaccaacaattttcaacatacgtgaacttctttttttttaaacaaaagtagcatttcaatcattacaaaatacgttaagcatgaccaatgagtactttatgttcctttacatatacaaactatattctacctttcaaaccaagctcaatctaattttgattcgacaaactcaacgttttgtttaaacaactatacatgcacatcatcatacacattttagacgatatctcgcgataacatcatttatatcgttcgtatctacatacttaactttttttttctccgcaatgtctcaacgtacaccatatacgcaatatttatttttcatacctacacctatgttcatacgttttatgcttgtactcatacacatactacttatacgttttacgcttctacttgtacacatacaacttacacattttatgtttatgctcatacatacatgcgtattcatacttgaacttatgctcatactttcatccttactcatgattcgtacattcgtacctatacgcgagcgtaatccgagggattcgcttacgtgggtcccatacatgcttaaacataaacatgcttacatacgacattcttctacgtacacattcttattttcaaattcatgtataccttgattcgtacataactagtacaagctatgtggatcatgcgacgatcagtataatcgcgggtgcacacgggattatagtgataggcgtatgagaaccatagagtgtactactgtgtatggtaagacacggaacgtaacatgaccccgagtaacAAAACGGAcataatgtggttaaaacatggtggatacgccgctggtacttcctatatataagtgttttcaccatgttaccaaactttcgtaaaacgtgccatgagaaattcagtgtgttgcagaccttttggacctaatacaacttcacgcaactcacaaacgcattatatccgattattcatgacgagacttcatccttaacacactacgttcatctatccaacacttatgctattcacatacttgtactctttaagagtcattcgttcattctatacccgtattattttatacaaaactcgttcgcaatccagcttgtttaaacatttgagtcctaacttacctcgttacctataaaatagcctccctattcttgattcttgaataTTTCCTCTAGCAAAAATGAACAAGTCATCTACAAAGCAAAGGTTAATAATTTGCTGACGTTCACATCTGTTATGAAATCTGAATGAAGAATCAATTGATGTCTCACGTTTCAAAATAGCCGTCAGAATTTCCATAACAAGAGTGAAGAGGTATGGGGACAGCGGATCTCCTTGCCTTAACCCACGCTTACCTCTAAAATAACCATGCACATTACCATTAACACACACTGAAAACGAAGGAGTACCCACACAAATCATAATCCAATCCACCATCCGAATATTGAAtccaaaccctagcaaaatttCCTTTAAGAACTTCCAATCGACAGTGTCATACGCTTTCTGGATATCCACTTTGAATGCACATCTAGGAGGGCCCGAGTTTCTATGATAGTTGTGCATTAACTCTTGAGTAAGGGGGATATTGTCCGATATTTTCCTACCTGGGACAAAAGCAGATTGATTCACACTAACAATCCCGTCCAGCGCTACTTTAATGCGATCAGCAATAATCTTACTAATGCATTTATATagcacgttacaacatgcaataGGCCGGTAATCCGTAACACTAGCTGGCGTAGCCATCTTTGGGATGAGAACAATAAGAGTATGATTGAGCTGACGAAGCATTTTACCCGTAGAGAAAAAATCCATAATCGCCATCGACACGTCATGCCCAATAATCGGCCAAGcgtttttaaaaaaagttgaaGAGTACCCATCAGGACCCGGAGCCTTATCTATACTAATCGAAAACATAGCCTTCTTCACCTCCTCTTCCGTAACTTGACGGATCATttgtgtaacgccctgcgttttcaaacttcctacatttagaaaccttacgtgaaattctatctttggaaatcttgtgttcttataaccattctttcatcataatcgttgtaaaatacggaacttgcttcgtaaataaaacttgtacattacactctttacctagttaaatcatgttttatttcatatttcaccttgttacaagttaggggaaacattgttgcacattattacacaacttaactaacaaaattactcattataatgttttaaaaaaataaagaaatatggcagccccaattcagcaaaattcagcccatatagttgggttttgtgggctagtttcaaggtgtaaccccttctaaacacttccaaagcccaacccattgaaaccctaatccttccccctataaataccacttataaccagcctccctaccacttttgcaaccctaaaaactcacaaaacatccaccaaaccgtagctgaaagcaagggttcgagtagattgacaccccttcacgaaaataagcataactcactcaattcttatccgattcactcgattctttttcctacttgcttgtataatcatggggttcgattcctggacttctccttggagaaatcagacctggaaatgccccgaaatcgtccataaactttctgtttgtttttatgttcatcaaaaacttgtttaaacctatgtaacttgtgttcaacacatctcatacctatgtcctaatgcttacaacttatcccatggttggttaagcttaaaaacaaggttgagacatttaaaatcagaggattaaacctcataaacttggtgttttgtttagggtttcaacccacaaatcatgtcaaacatagcctttgatacatgagtgattatggaacaacttgggttgtcctacatacaatcctcacatgatttgatgatttctcaatagttaggttgtttatgttattgtgcaaatcctagttcgtgaccctccttggttgttgttacaccaagtgaagtggtgaacattcaaggggttcctaaatggatgcat contains the following coding sequences:
- the LOC110888157 gene encoding uncharacterized protein LOC110888157, whose amino-acid sequence is MESKFSDIYSNGSWRWPVAWRDTFPVLIQLDQLIFDSNKEDKLLWRSGDQFREFSSAGVWESIRHRHLDVQWCPIVWFSQCIPRHAFLMWLIMRRKLLTQDKILKWDFSRRKNMNMMCCLLCYADHDSHNHLFFECNFSSRVWQGVRHKVGMDSVNAKWVDIVDWLLVRSKSKSVDNYVARLLVAASAYFIWQERNARMFKNQLRPPETISALIIQQVRYKLMGAKLKDCANVRRLLGDWEIVTSELANGDG